The Antarcticibacterium flavum genome contains the following window.
ACTTGCGGCAGAGACTATTGAACATTTAATGAAGGATCTGCCTCAACTGGATAAGACCAGGATAGATGACGTAATGGTAGGAAATGCGATGCCCGAGGCAGAGCAGGGACTCAACATGGGTAGATTAATCTCCCTTATGGGGCTAAAGATCGAGGATGTACCCGGGGTAACCGTAAACCGTTATTGTGCATCTGGTCTTGAGACCATCGCAATGGCATCTGCAAAGATCCAAACGGGGATGGCAGATTGTATTATCGCAGGTGGTTCTGAAAGTATGAGCTACATCCCTATGGGAGGATATAAACCTGTACCCAATTATGAAGTGGCGAAAGAAGGTAATGAGGATTATTATTGGGGAATGGGCCTTACGGCAGAAGAGGTAGCGAATCGCTATAATATCTCCCGTGAGGACCAGGATGAATTTGCCTATAACTCTCATCAAAAGGCTCTAAAAGCTCTCAAGGAAGATAAATTCAAGGAGCAGATCGTACCTATTGAAGTAGAAGAAACTTTTATCAATGAGGAAGGTAAAAAAGATACCAGAAAATATACGGTAACCCAGGATGAAGGTCCGCGGGCTGATACCTCGAGAGAAGTACTTGCCAAACTAAGGCCTGTATTTGCTGAAGGTGGAAGTGTAACCGCAGGAAACGCCTCACAAATGAGTGACGGTGCCGCCTTTGTAATGGTGATGAGCGAGGAAATGGTAA
Protein-coding sequences here:
- a CDS encoding acetyl-CoA C-acyltransferase, with the translated sequence MNRTAYIVKAYRTAVGKAPRGVFRFKRPDELAAETIEHLMKDLPQLDKTRIDDVMVGNAMPEAEQGLNMGRLISLMGLKIEDVPGVTVNRYCASGLETIAMASAKIQTGMADCIIAGGSESMSYIPMGGYKPVPNYEVAKEGNEDYYWGMGLTAEEVANRYNISREDQDEFAYNSHQKALKALKEDKFKEQIVPIEVEETFINEEGKKDTRKYTVTQDEGPRADTSREVLAKLRPVFAEGGSVTAGNASQMSDGAAFVMVMSEEMVKELNLEPIARLVSYGVAGVDPRVMGISPVIAIPKALKRAGLNLDKIELVELNEAFASQSLAVIRETGLDPNKVNVNGGAIAMGHPLGCSGAKLTVQIFDEMRKRNHQNKHCLVTMCVGTGQGAAGVFEFLN